A single Verrucomicrobiota bacterium DNA region contains:
- a CDS encoding 2-dehydropantoate 2-reductase, with amino-acid sequence MKFAMVGCGALGSYYGAKLCRAGEQVHFLLRSDYEAVQRQGVLIHSPDGDFQVRPLIAKAPEEIGVCDWVLIGLKTTANDQFARLLPPLIGRATAVVTLQNGLGNEEQLAALFGSEKILGGLCFVCLNRLKPGVIQHTAHGRIVLGEFQRRAQPRTHDLAALFCRAGVPCELTEDLERAHWEKLVWNIPFNGLGVAGAAGYDAVVTGQVTGGRALGPCLTTQDLLSDARWEKLVRELMMEVIDTANKLGLAISESTTETQISRTRAMGAYKASTLVDFERGQPLELNSLFNEPFRRAQRTGVATPRLAALCAVLQQLDDR; translated from the coding sequence ATGAAATTCGCCATGGTTGGTTGTGGCGCCCTCGGCAGTTACTACGGCGCAAAGCTGTGTCGCGCCGGAGAGCAGGTTCATTTTTTGCTGCGTTCGGATTACGAAGCGGTGCAACGGCAGGGCGTGTTGATCCACAGCCCGGATGGAGACTTTCAGGTTCGGCCCTTAATTGCGAAAGCTCCGGAAGAAATTGGCGTCTGCGATTGGGTCCTCATTGGATTGAAGACCACGGCGAACGACCAGTTTGCGCGACTGCTCCCGCCGCTGATCGGGCGGGCCACCGCGGTCGTCACGTTGCAAAACGGTCTGGGCAACGAAGAACAACTGGCGGCCTTGTTCGGTAGCGAAAAAATTCTGGGTGGACTTTGTTTCGTTTGCCTGAATCGGCTCAAGCCGGGAGTGATTCAGCATACAGCGCATGGGAGGATCGTCCTGGGCGAATTTCAACGCCGCGCGCAACCGCGCACTCACGACCTGGCAGCATTGTTTTGTCGCGCCGGTGTGCCATGTGAACTGACCGAGGATCTGGAACGCGCGCACTGGGAGAAACTGGTCTGGAATATTCCCTTCAACGGACTCGGCGTGGCCGGCGCCGCCGGTTATGACGCGGTGGTGACAGGGCAGGTGACCGGTGGACGCGCGCTCGGCCCGTGTCTGACCACTCAAGACTTGTTGAGTGATGCGCGCTGGGAAAAACTGGTTCGCGAATTGATGATGGAGGTGATCGACACCGCCAACAAGCTGGGCCTGGCGATTTCTGAAAGCACCACGGAGACGCAGATTTCCCGCACCCGCGCGATGGGTGCTTACAAGGCCTCGACCCTCGTTGATTTTGAAAGAGGGCAACCGTTGGAGTTGAACAGTCTCTTCAACGAACCTTTCCGCCGCGCCCAAAGGACCGGAGTAGCTACGCCACGATTGGCGGCGCTCTGCGCCGTCTTGCAGCAGTTGGATGATCGATGA
- a CDS encoding serine/threonine protein kinase, translated as MALFTIQSEFRYDITRVIFEGGMGVVYEAEQHGARNFVKRVAIKVIRQNYANQQSFIENFIGEAKLVADLIHTNIAQTYQLGETRGVYFIAMELIRGANLEQFSQQLADKKRKLPKELAVFITSRVARGLAYAHAKTDKDGKHLGIVHRDVSFKNIMIAFEGDVKLTDFGIAKARGFLQDNEGEVVAGKADFMSPEQANFQITDKRSDIFSAGVVLANLLLGRNIFKGPSPEESRQRIMKQPIPDFRTLDDRIDDRLNEILHRALARELDKRYPDADELLYNLEHYIYHQGYGPTNETLGKFIRELFGQAVPPAANDSKGSTKLMEHTARLAAKK; from the coding sequence ATGGCTCTCTTCACGATTCAGAGCGAATTCCGCTACGATATCACGCGCGTGATTTTCGAAGGCGGCATGGGCGTGGTTTACGAAGCCGAACAACACGGCGCGCGCAACTTTGTCAAACGCGTCGCCATCAAGGTCATCCGCCAGAATTACGCCAATCAACAATCCTTCATCGAAAATTTCATCGGCGAAGCCAAGCTCGTCGCGGACCTCATCCACACCAACATTGCGCAGACCTACCAACTGGGCGAGACGCGCGGCGTTTATTTCATCGCAATGGAACTGATTCGCGGCGCCAACTTGGAACAGTTCAGCCAGCAACTGGCCGACAAGAAACGCAAGCTGCCCAAAGAACTGGCCGTGTTCATCACCAGTCGCGTGGCGCGTGGACTGGCGTACGCCCACGCCAAGACGGACAAAGACGGCAAGCATCTGGGCATCGTCCACCGCGACGTCAGTTTCAAAAACATCATGATCGCGTTCGAGGGCGACGTGAAGCTGACCGATTTCGGCATCGCCAAGGCGCGCGGATTTCTCCAGGACAACGAAGGCGAAGTCGTGGCGGGCAAGGCCGATTTCATGAGCCCGGAGCAGGCCAATTTCCAGATCACCGATAAACGCTCCGACATTTTTTCCGCCGGGGTTGTGCTGGCCAATCTCCTGCTCGGTCGGAATATCTTCAAAGGTCCCTCCCCGGAGGAATCCCGCCAGCGGATCATGAAACAACCCATCCCTGATTTCCGTACGCTCGACGACCGGATCGATGACCGCCTCAATGAGATTCTGCACCGCGCCCTGGCGCGCGAACTGGATAAGCGTTACCCGGACGCCGACGAGCTGCTCTACAATCTGGAGCACTACATTTATCATCAAGGGTACGGCCCGACCAACGAGACGCTCGGCAAATTCATCCGCGAATTGTTCGGCCAGGCCGTTCCCCCGGCCGCCAACGATTCGAAAGGCAGCACCAAGTTGATGGAACACACCGCGCGCCTGGCTGCAAAAAAGTGA
- a CDS encoding DUF350 domain-containing protein produces MKTRILTQLLFLLASPALHAADTTAQPSWHAQSLGEAIGYMLLFTGIGLAAAIAGFKLFDKCTPGDLTKEILENKNVAAAIIGAAVILGVCIIVAAAMLG; encoded by the coding sequence ATGAAAACTCGAATTCTCACTCAACTGCTGTTCCTCCTCGCGTCTCCGGCGCTTCACGCCGCTGACACCACCGCCCAGCCAAGTTGGCACGCGCAGTCGCTTGGCGAAGCCATCGGGTACATGTTGCTGTTCACTGGCATTGGTCTGGCGGCGGCGATTGCCGGCTTCAAGCTCTTCGACAAATGCACGCCCGGCGATCTCACCAAGGAGATTCTGGAGAACAAGAACGTCGCCGCCGCCATCATCGGCGCCGCGGTGATTCTCGGCGTGTGTATCATCGTGGCCGCGGCGATGCTTGGCTGA
- a CDS encoding carbon-nitrogen hydrolase, giving the protein MKGSPRSAIVKLGLIQSAASTDPAANLKKTLAAVQRAARQGAQIICTQELFRSQYFCQSEDHQNFRLAEPIPGPSTEAFQKLARKHKIVIIASLFEKRAAGLYHNTAVIIDADGALLGSYRKMHIPDDPLFYEKFYFTPGDLGFRAWQTRHGKIGVLICWDQWYPEAARLTALQGAEILFYPTAIGWHPKEKAEYGVHQHSAWELIQRSHAVANGCYVAVANRVGLEKPAGGEGIQFWGQSFVAGTSGQILAKASLDREENLIVPIDLNKVNVTRTHWPFLRDRRIDAYGDLTKRLID; this is encoded by the coding sequence ATGAAGGGTTCGCCGCGTTCCGCCATCGTCAAGCTGGGTCTCATCCAATCCGCTGCCTCCACTGACCCGGCTGCCAATCTCAAAAAAACACTGGCCGCTGTTCAACGCGCCGCCCGGCAGGGCGCGCAAATCATTTGCACTCAGGAACTGTTTCGTTCCCAATATTTTTGTCAAAGCGAGGATCACCAGAACTTCCGCCTGGCCGAACCGATTCCCGGACCGAGCACCGAGGCCTTTCAAAAACTTGCCCGGAAACACAAGATCGTCATCATCGCCTCGCTCTTCGAGAAACGCGCCGCCGGCCTCTACCACAATACCGCCGTCATCATCGACGCGGACGGCGCGCTGCTCGGCAGCTATCGTAAGATGCACATTCCCGACGATCCATTGTTCTACGAAAAATTCTATTTCACACCCGGCGACCTGGGCTTTCGCGCCTGGCAGACCCGGCATGGAAAAATCGGCGTGTTGATCTGCTGGGATCAATGGTATCCCGAAGCCGCGCGGCTCACGGCGTTGCAAGGCGCAGAGATTTTATTTTATCCCACGGCCATTGGATGGCATCCAAAAGAGAAAGCGGAATACGGCGTCCACCAGCATTCCGCCTGGGAACTGATCCAGCGCAGTCACGCCGTTGCCAACGGCTGCTACGTCGCGGTGGCCAACCGGGTCGGGTTGGAAAAGCCGGCCGGCGGCGAGGGCATCCAGTTCTGGGGACAAAGTTTTGTGGCCGGCACATCAGGCCAGATCCTGGCCAAAGCCAGCCTTGATCGAGAGGAGAACCTGATCGTTCCCATTGACCTGAACAAAGTAAACGTCACCCGCACCCACTGGCCATTCCTGCGCGACCGGCGCATTGATGCGTATGGCGACCTGACCAAACGACTGATAGATTAG
- a CDS encoding sigma-70 family RNA polymerase sigma factor, giving the protein MSEDNFDVAGCLERVRQQDEEAAKMLVTHLYPLVLKVVRTHLPRRVSEDDLAQEIFMKLFQRLEQYQPRQSIPFEHWVSRIAVNTCLDALRAQMRRPELRWADLSEAEAAWLEFFVSTEVESSPSAADAAAARELIHKLLAELSPEDRLVINLLDLQEKSVNQISELTGWSKSLVKVRAFRARRKLRKLAEQFKKREEIYESIRS; this is encoded by the coding sequence ATGTCGGAAGACAACTTCGATGTGGCCGGATGCCTGGAACGGGTGCGCCAGCAGGACGAGGAAGCCGCCAAAATGCTGGTGACGCATCTCTATCCGCTGGTGCTCAAAGTGGTGCGCACGCATTTGCCGCGTCGTGTTTCTGAAGATGACCTGGCGCAGGAAATTTTTATGAAGTTGTTTCAACGATTGGAACAATATCAACCCCGCCAGTCCATCCCCTTTGAACATTGGGTGTCGCGCATCGCGGTCAACACGTGTCTGGATGCCCTGCGCGCCCAGATGCGCCGGCCGGAGTTGCGGTGGGCGGATCTTTCGGAAGCGGAAGCGGCCTGGCTGGAATTTTTTGTCAGCACGGAAGTGGAATCCTCGCCATCGGCCGCCGATGCGGCCGCCGCGCGCGAGTTGATACACAAATTGCTGGCCGAACTGTCACCAGAAGACCGGCTGGTGATCAACCTGCTCGATTTGCAGGAAAAGTCGGTGAATCAAATCAGCGAGCTGACTGGCTGGAGCAAGTCGCTGGTCAAAGTGCGGGCTTTTCGCGCCCGGCGGAAATTGAGAAAACTGGCGGAGCAGTTCAAGAAGCGAGAGGAAATTTATGAATCGATTCGATCGTAA
- the gluQRS gene encoding tRNA glutamyl-Q(34) synthetase GluQRS, with product MTGQHAQPATLNSQPPGYRGRLAPSPTGFLHLGHARTFWIAQARARSTGGILVLRNEDIDAMRFKLEFVPAMIEDLRWFGFAWQEGPDCGGPFGPYNQSQRFQFYRAALDKLRTDGFIYPCTCSRKDIQSAARAPHANDDDEPIYPGTCRARKEVRGQKSDFGVPISDLRLPTSDLRFNWRFRVPDAETISFTDGHYGPQQFIAGNDFGDFVVWRHDDVPAYQLSVVVDDAAMKITEVVRGADLLKSTARQILLYHALGLHPPAFYHCPLLTDESGARLAKRYDALSLRRLRESGGTPESLRQRWLQSLP from the coding sequence GTGACTGGCCAACATGCTCAACCCGCAACCCTCAACTCTCAACCTCCCGGCTATCGCGGTCGCCTCGCGCCGTCGCCAACCGGCTTCTTGCATCTCGGTCACGCCCGCACCTTCTGGATTGCGCAGGCACGCGCGCGCTCCACTGGCGGCATACTGGTGTTACGCAACGAAGATATTGACGCCATGCGCTTCAAACTGGAGTTCGTCCCGGCGATGATCGAGGACCTGCGCTGGTTCGGTTTTGCGTGGCAAGAAGGGCCGGACTGCGGCGGGCCATTTGGTCCGTACAACCAAAGCCAGCGATTTCAATTCTACCGGGCCGCACTCGACAAACTACGAACCGACGGCTTCATTTACCCCTGCACCTGTTCGCGCAAAGATATTCAATCCGCTGCCCGCGCGCCGCACGCCAATGATGACGATGAACCAATCTATCCCGGCACCTGCCGCGCGCGAAAAGAGGTCAGAGGCCAGAAGTCAGATTTCGGAGTTCCGATTTCGGACCTCCGACTTCCGACCTCCGACCTGCGCTTCAACTGGCGTTTCCGCGTCCCTGATGCCGAAACCATTTCCTTCACGGACGGCCACTACGGTCCGCAACAGTTCATCGCGGGAAACGATTTCGGCGACTTCGTTGTCTGGCGACACGATGATGTCCCTGCCTACCAACTCTCCGTCGTAGTGGACGATGCCGCCATGAAAATCACCGAAGTCGTGCGCGGCGCCGACCTGTTGAAATCCACAGCGCGCCAAATCCTCCTCTACCACGCGCTTGGTCTCCACCCACCTGCCTTTTATCATTGCCCGCTGCTGACCGATGAATCCGGTGCCCGGCTAGCCAAGCGCTACGATGCTCTCAGCCTGCGCAGACTCCGCGAGAGCGGTGGAACACCGGAATCCCTTCGCCAGCGATGGCTTCAGTCGTTGCCTTGA
- a CDS encoding HU family DNA-binding protein gives MSKALSKSQVAAELAEKNGLSKKQAVQILESLAQMAYRNAKNTFTLPGIGKLVLVNRKARIGRNPATGEQIQIPAKRVVKFRVAKAAKDAILS, from the coding sequence ATGTCAAAAGCACTCTCAAAATCCCAAGTCGCAGCAGAACTCGCTGAGAAGAACGGCCTGAGCAAGAAGCAGGCAGTGCAGATCCTGGAATCACTCGCCCAAATGGCCTATCGCAACGCCAAGAACACTTTCACTCTTCCCGGCATCGGCAAACTCGTGTTGGTCAACCGCAAAGCCCGCATCGGACGCAACCCGGCTACCGGCGAACAGATTCAGATCCCCGCCAAGCGCGTCGTGAAGTTCCGCGTCGCCAAGGCCGCCAAGGACGCCATCCTGAGTTAA
- a CDS encoding BlaI/MecI/CopY family transcriptional regulator, translated as MPKQTVELTEAEWAIIKAVWEHEPCAAPTIQEKLHKHKEWTYSTVRTLMDRMVAKGLLTAEKIRNLTLYRSAITRAQAQRGELLYALKHAFNGALTPMMQCLLDNHELSADELAEMEALIKQKRKKGRRK; from the coding sequence ATGCCCAAGCAAACTGTTGAACTGACCGAAGCCGAATGGGCCATCATCAAGGCCGTTTGGGAACACGAACCGTGCGCCGCTCCCACCATTCAGGAGAAACTGCACAAACATAAGGAGTGGACCTACAGCACAGTTCGCACCTTGATGGACCGGATGGTTGCCAAGGGTTTGTTGACCGCGGAGAAAATCCGCAACCTGACCTTGTATCGTTCCGCGATCACCCGCGCCCAGGCGCAACGGGGTGAACTCCTTTACGCGCTGAAGCACGCCTTCAACGGCGCGCTGACACCCATGATGCAATGCCTGTTGGACAATCACGAACTCAGCGCCGATGAACTCGCCGAAATGGAAGCATTGATCAAACAGAAACGGAAGAAAGGCCGACGCAAATGA
- a CDS encoding protein kinase, with product MAEQMIARYRILRRLGVGGMGEVLLAEDTRLERSVALKLMSAELAKNENQRKRFHTEAKAASALNHPNICVIHEVGETEDGRPFLAMEYVEGQTLDVVLQQRRLKIREVLALGAQVADALDAAHARGLLHRDIKPANIMLDRRGQAKVLDFGLAKRFGNGASAVSNLSTADTQTGFLVGTPHYMSPEQALGGELDRRSDVFALGVVLYELVAGQKPFLGKTVGETINKIINQQPDSLGLENPLFSPTLDGIIFKCLEKDPAKRYATAKALAEDLNKLRHESERASAPGVEPAAPVATSPSKEPRAEPTKLWQLAAKSDRHEARHVMRLVLGTVLVIAAIAAAGWFVASTRSTRLANNDTPTSSSVSALAQKSVAVLPFDNFSAEKDTEYLSDGLTEEITTALSRLPGLKVVARNSAFAFKGRKEDLRKVGAALGVTTILEGSLRKAGRQLRVTAQLINVADGYHLWSETYDRSVDDIFAVQEDIARRIAERLQVEIAGGAQPASHQTAIAPEAHTLYLRGRHFWNERGKDNLEKAVQLFRQAIDKAPTYAAAHAGLASAYAVLPGYSLRPEREYLPLAKAAAVKALELDAESVEAHCVLAHTRMQAYDFKSAEEEFRRAIQINANDATVHHWYGLMLRELGRTDEGLHELRRAEELDPLSPIIKANLIYSLVYARKTEEALSQCQQAVQVFPNFPMLHATLGWLYLKNDQPRQAVAEVTKVRELEKDSPVGLDMLAYVCARAGDPARARRALAEMETWLQKGYAMHGLIAVGYLGLREYDRALDNLEEAFAANESLFGLLNDPVFDDIRSHPRFQALIRKCGLKP from the coding sequence ATGGCAGAACAGATGATCGCCCGTTATCGCATTCTGCGCCGCCTTGGGGTCGGCGGCATGGGCGAGGTCTTGCTCGCGGAGGATACGCGACTGGAACGGTCAGTTGCCCTCAAACTCATGTCCGCCGAGCTGGCGAAAAATGAGAACCAGCGAAAACGTTTCCACACCGAAGCCAAGGCTGCTTCTGCTCTCAACCACCCGAACATTTGCGTGATTCACGAAGTTGGTGAGACCGAGGACGGCCGGCCCTTCCTGGCGATGGAATACGTCGAAGGCCAGACGCTTGATGTGGTCCTGCAGCAGCGTCGCCTGAAAATCCGTGAAGTCCTCGCGCTCGGCGCGCAAGTGGCCGACGCGCTCGACGCCGCCCATGCCCGGGGCCTCCTGCATCGTGACATCAAGCCCGCCAACATCATGCTCGACCGGCGCGGACAGGCGAAGGTGCTCGACTTCGGCCTGGCCAAGCGTTTTGGGAACGGCGCGAGTGCCGTTTCCAACCTCTCCACCGCCGATACCCAGACCGGCTTTTTGGTTGGCACGCCGCATTACATGAGCCCGGAACAGGCGCTGGGCGGGGAACTGGACCGGCGCTCAGATGTATTTGCCTTGGGCGTTGTGCTCTACGAACTCGTGGCTGGGCAAAAGCCGTTCCTCGGAAAAACCGTCGGCGAGACCATCAACAAGATCATCAATCAACAACCGGATTCACTGGGTCTCGAAAACCCGCTGTTCTCACCGACGCTCGACGGCATAATATTCAAATGTCTGGAGAAAGATCCGGCGAAACGTTACGCCACGGCCAAGGCGCTGGCTGAAGACCTGAACAAACTCAGGCATGAATCCGAGCGCGCCTCTGCGCCCGGGGTCGAACCAGCCGCCCCGGTGGCGACCTCTCCCTCGAAAGAGCCGCGAGCCGAGCCGACCAAACTCTGGCAGCTCGCCGCAAAGTCCGACCGTCATGAAGCACGTCATGTAATGCGCTTGGTCCTCGGGACCGTGCTGGTTATCGCGGCAATCGCCGCTGCCGGCTGGTTTGTGGCAAGCACGCGCTCGACAAGACTGGCGAATAACGACACCCCGACCAGCTCCAGTGTCTCCGCCCTCGCTCAAAAGTCCGTGGCCGTCCTGCCATTCGACAACTTCAGCGCGGAGAAGGACACCGAGTATTTGAGTGACGGCCTGACGGAAGAAATCACGACGGCGCTTTCGCGCCTGCCCGGACTGAAAGTGGTTGCGCGCAATTCCGCCTTCGCCTTCAAGGGCCGGAAGGAGGACCTGCGCAAGGTCGGCGCCGCCCTTGGCGTCACCACGATTCTGGAAGGCAGTTTGCGGAAAGCCGGCCGGCAGTTGCGTGTCACCGCGCAACTGATCAACGTTGCTGACGGTTACCACTTGTGGTCGGAAACTTACGACCGCAGTGTGGACGACATCTTCGCTGTGCAGGAGGATATCGCGCGCCGCATTGCGGAACGCCTGCAGGTGGAAATTGCTGGCGGGGCACAACCGGCATCACACCAGACAGCGATTGCTCCGGAAGCCCACACTCTCTACTTGCGCGGGCGGCATTTTTGGAACGAGCGCGGCAAGGACAATTTGGAAAAGGCCGTGCAGCTCTTTCGGCAGGCGATTGACAAAGCCCCGACCTACGCCGCCGCGCACGCCGGGTTAGCCAGTGCGTACGCGGTGTTGCCCGGATACTCGCTCCGGCCGGAGAGAGAATATCTGCCTCTGGCCAAGGCCGCAGCGGTGAAGGCGCTGGAGTTGGACGCTGAATCTGTTGAAGCCCACTGCGTGCTGGCCCATACGCGAATGCAGGCTTACGATTTCAAAAGCGCGGAGGAGGAATTCAGGCGGGCCATCCAAATCAATGCCAACGATGCCACCGTGCATCATTGGTACGGTTTGATGTTGCGGGAATTGGGGCGCACCGACGAGGGGCTCCACGAATTGCGGCGGGCAGAGGAACTGGATCCACTGTCACCGATCATCAAGGCCAATCTGATCTATTCTCTCGTTTACGCGCGCAAGACCGAAGAAGCGTTGTCGCAATGCCAGCAGGCGGTGCAGGTGTTTCCCAATTTTCCCATGCTGCACGCCACCTTGGGCTGGCTCTACCTGAAAAACGATCAGCCACGGCAGGCCGTTGCCGAGGTGACCAAAGTGCGGGAGCTTGAAAAGGACAGTCCCGTGGGGCTTGACATGCTGGCGTACGTCTGCGCCCGCGCCGGCGATCCGGCTCGCGCGCGCAGGGCACTGGCGGAAATGGAAACCTGGCTCCAGAAAGGCTACGCCATGCACGGCCTGATCGCCGTGGGTTATCTCGGTTTGCGCGAGTACGATCGGGCGCTGGACAACTTGGAGGAGGCCTTTGCAGCAAACGAATCCCTTTTCGGTTTGCTCAACGATCCGGTGTTTGACGACATCCGGTCCCACCCACGCTTTCAGGCGCTCATTCGCAAGTGCGGATTGAAGCCATGA
- a CDS encoding class I SAM-dependent methyltransferase — translation MANPEIRRACPLCERDNAVSFLKKASLQLVRCRDCSMIYANPVDAELASGKFYDRLGTPFYLAPDKLESDYAPVRFERELRLFRRFCPGGEVLDVGCSTGAFLFQLKSRFSQTYEVTGTDVTSDALDYAEQKGINVIRGLFLDHEFGTARFDAVTFWAVMEHLVEPKLFLTKAASLLKPGGYCFVLVPNLRSLAVRLLGAKYRYLMPDHVNYFTVQTLRKFAACESVFEIVAQGSSHFNPLVIAQDFRGGAERVAEEDRARLLKRTTAYKQNPWLKPIKWLYSATERMLATMNLADNLYIVLRKGR, via the coding sequence ATGGCCAACCCGGAAATCCGCCGAGCGTGTCCCTTGTGCGAACGGGACAATGCTGTGTCGTTTCTGAAAAAGGCTTCACTGCAATTGGTTCGCTGCCGCGACTGTTCGATGATTTATGCGAATCCCGTGGACGCAGAACTGGCTTCGGGAAAATTCTACGACCGATTAGGAACGCCGTTCTATCTTGCACCGGACAAATTGGAGAGTGATTACGCGCCGGTGCGGTTCGAAAGGGAGTTGCGGCTGTTCCGGAGATTTTGTCCAGGCGGCGAAGTGTTGGACGTCGGTTGTTCTACGGGCGCATTCCTGTTTCAACTCAAGAGCAGGTTTTCCCAAACTTATGAAGTGACGGGGACGGACGTGACGAGCGACGCGCTGGATTATGCGGAGCAAAAGGGGATCAACGTTATCCGCGGTTTATTCCTGGATCACGAGTTTGGAACGGCGCGCTTCGACGCCGTCACATTCTGGGCGGTGATGGAACATCTGGTTGAACCGAAACTGTTTTTGACGAAGGCCGCATCGCTTCTGAAACCGGGCGGCTATTGTTTCGTCCTTGTGCCGAATCTGCGGTCGCTGGCAGTGCGCTTGTTGGGCGCAAAATACCGTTACCTCATGCCCGATCACGTGAATTACTTCACAGTCCAGACGCTTAGAAAGTTTGCGGCGTGTGAATCGGTATTCGAGATCGTTGCGCAAGGCTCATCGCACTTCAATCCGCTGGTCATTGCGCAGGATTTTCGGGGAGGAGCAGAGCGAGTGGCTGAGGAAGACCGCGCGCGGCTGTTGAAACGGACGACGGCTTACAAACAGAATCCGTGGCTCAAGCCGATCAAGTGGCTATACTCGGCAACTGAAAGAATGCTGGCGACGATGAACCTGGCGGACAATCTCTACATCGTTTTGCGAAAAGGCCGATGA
- a CDS encoding DUF885 family protein → MGQLKMKELRVYIQKGLGEQFDTRAFYDELLGNGALPMDILEARMKAWVAGKGRTGSR, encoded by the coding sequence ATCGGCCAGTTGAAAATGAAGGAACTCCGCGTTTACATACAAAAAGGACTCGGCGAACAGTTTGACACACGCGCCTTCTACGACGAACTCCTCGGCAACGGCGCATTGCCAATGGACATTCTGGAAGCGCGGATGAAGGCGTGGGTGGCGGGGAAGGGGCGGACGGGGAGCAGGTGA
- a CDS encoding sulfatase: MRLPNPIRWLATAVSFVSLFLLTSHAAGNKPNRPNILWLIAEDFSPDLGCYGAKQVWSPNLDRLASQGMRYTRAFTTAPVCSASRSAFITGMYQTTIGAHHHRSHRDDGYRLPDGVKVISDWMREAGYFTANVRKLPASCGFDGTAKTDWNFTYFGKPFDSESWVDLKPRQPFYAQINFQETHRKFHAPKRADPDKVDVPPIYPDHPVTRADWAAYLDAASELDRKIGLVLQQLEADGLADDTIVLFMADHGQCHVRGKQFCYDDGLRIPLIIRWAKHFPAPKQFTVGGVSDQLLEAIDFTPTFLDVAGHAKPPKMQGRIFLGDHAEPPREAVFGARDRCDETMFRFRTVRDARYRYIRNFMPERPFLQKNDYKERSYPVWNLIKELGAEGKLTEWQKNFYLAPSMPPEELYDLDADPWAMNNLAESPQPDHMAALERLRSVLQKWIAESNDQGRFAEPPDVTARKGLTKLGGNASQQAIIDETEPGKPAKEKP; this comes from the coding sequence ATGCGTCTCCCGAATCCAATTCGCTGGTTGGCAACCGCGGTCAGCTTCGTCAGCTTGTTTCTTCTCACAAGCCACGCCGCTGGGAACAAACCCAATCGCCCGAACATTCTCTGGCTCATCGCGGAGGATTTTTCTCCCGACCTCGGCTGTTACGGCGCCAAACAAGTCTGGTCGCCCAACCTCGACCGGCTCGCATCTCAAGGCATGCGCTACACACGGGCGTTCACGACTGCGCCGGTCTGCTCCGCCAGCCGCTCGGCCTTCATCACGGGCATGTATCAAACCACCATCGGCGCCCATCATCATCGCTCGCATCGCGACGACGGTTATCGGCTGCCCGACGGCGTGAAGGTGATCAGCGATTGGATGCGCGAGGCAGGTTACTTCACGGCGAACGTTCGCAAGCTGCCCGCGAGTTGCGGCTTCGACGGCACGGCCAAGACAGATTGGAACTTCACTTATTTTGGAAAGCCTTTCGATTCGGAGAGTTGGGTGGATCTGAAACCGCGCCAGCCATTCTACGCCCAAATCAATTTTCAGGAGACGCATCGCAAGTTTCACGCGCCCAAACGCGCCGACCCCGACAAAGTGGACGTGCCGCCGATTTATCCCGATCATCCCGTCACACGCGCCGATTGGGCCGCCTACCTCGATGCCGCCAGCGAACTCGACCGCAAGATTGGGCTGGTGCTCCAGCAACTTGAGGCCGATGGACTGGCTGACGACACCATCGTGCTCTTCATGGCCGACCACGGCCAATGTCACGTCCGTGGCAAACAATTTTGCTACGACGACGGCCTGCGCATCCCGCTCATCATCCGCTGGGCGAAACATTTTCCCGCACCCAAACAATTTACAGTCGGCGGCGTGAGCGACCAACTCCTCGAGGCCATCGACTTCACGCCAACGTTTCTCGACGTGGCCGGCCACGCGAAGCCCCCCAAGATGCAGGGCCGCATTTTCCTTGGCGACCACGCCGAACCGCCGCGCGAGGCCGTCTTCGGCGCACGCGACCGCTGCGACGAGACGATGTTCCGCTTCCGCACCGTGCGCGACGCGCGCTATCGCTACATCCGCAACTTCATGCCGGAACGGCCGTTCCTGCAAAAGAACGATTACAAAGAGCGCAGTTACCCAGTTTGGAATCTGATCAAGGAACTCGGCGCGGAGGGAAAACTGACCGAATGGCAGAAGAACTTCTATCTCGCGCCCTCGATGCCGCCGGAAGAACTTTACGACCTGGACGCCGATCCTTGGGCGATGAACAACCTCGCCGAATCGCCGCAGCCCGATCACATGGCCGCCCTCGAGCGGCTTCGCTCCGTGTTGCAAAAATGGATCGCCGAGTCCAACGACCAAGGACGCTTCGCCGAACCGCCCGATGTGACCGCGCGCAAAGGCCTCACCAAACTGGGAGGCAACGCAAGCCAACAAGCCATCATCGACGAAACCGAACCGGGGAAACCAGCCAAGGAAAAGCCATAA